One Xiphophorus hellerii strain 12219 chromosome 1, Xiphophorus_hellerii-4.1, whole genome shotgun sequence DNA segment encodes these proteins:
- the tmco4 gene encoding transmembrane and coiled-coil domain-containing protein 4 isoform X2, with protein MEEKQSNADFSLDPGGAAATADHEPEKITSRQLTEQSRFAFAALCAVSLGQLFSVSENSAFREQYLQDLVQWLGLDQSVMPVMGAFLSGLGSEGTDTFLSILQADPLVAAGATPIIQDLVSLSVKDGQYDARARVLIRHVSCLLRVSPQQLEEFEETLGERLREAGEESEEELSRRQRRERKRKLRRYLLIGLATVGGGTMIGVTGGLAAPLVAAGAGAVLGAGGAAALGSAAGIAIMASLFGAAGAGLTGYKMNKCVGAIEEFEFRPMSSGKHLHLTIAVTGWLCSGKYSSYQAPWSSLGECGEQYCLVWESRFLRDLGSAMISLLDGLVSMVAQEALKYTVLSGIVTALTWPASLLAVASIIDNPWCVCLNRSAEVGKHLAQVLRSRQQGKRPVSLIGFSLGARVIYYCLQELASDKGSEGVVEDVVLLGAPVDGSEKSWERMVKVVAGRIVNGYCSEPEVG; from the exons atggaggaaaaacaaagcaacgCCGACTTCTCACTAG AccctggaggagcagcagcaacagcagatcATGAGCCGGAGAAAATAACCAGCCGCCAGCTGACCGAACAGAGCcgctttgcttttgctgctctgtGCGCCGTTTCCTTGGGCCAGCTGTTTTCTGTGTCTGAAAACAG TGCGTTTAGGGAGCAGTACCTGCAGGACTTGGTCCAATGGCTGGGTCTGGACCAGTCGGTGATGCCAGTCATGGGGGCTTTCCTGTCAGGCCTGGGCTCTGAGGGCACAGACACCTTCCTCTCCATCCTACAGGCAGATCCGCTGGTGGCTGCAGGAGCCACGCCCATCATACAG GATCTGGTGTCTTTGTCTGTCAAAGATG GTCAATATGATGCCAGAGCGAGAGTCCTGATCCGTCATGTGAGCTGTTTGCTGCGTGTGTCTcctcagcagctggaagagTTTGAGGAGACGCTGGGAGAGAGACTGAGGGAGGCAGGAGAGGAGAGCGA AGAGGAGTTGTCCCGCCGCCAGAGGAGAGAACGAAAACGAAAGCTGAGACGCTACCTCCTGATTGGCTTGGCCACTGTGGGGGGAGGGACCATGATCG GTGTGACAGGTGGACTGGCGGCTCCGCTGGTGGCAGCCGGGGCTGGCGCAGTGCTGGGGGCCGGTGGGGCTGCGGCTCTGGGCTCAGCCGCTGGTATTGCTATAATGGCCTCTCTGTTTGGAGCTGCTGGAGCCGGACTGACTG GATATAAAATGAATAAGTGTGTTGGGGCCATAGAAGAGTTTGAATTTCGACCAATGAGCTCTGGGAAGCATCTGCACCTGACCATAGCTGTGACTGGTTGGCTCTGCAGTGGGAAATACA GTTCATACCAGGCCCCGTGGTCCAGCCTGGGGGAGTGTGGCGAGCAATACTGCCTGGTGTGGGAGTCGCGCTTCCTCCGGGATCTGGGCTCCGCCATGATTTCTCTACTGGACGGTCTGGTCAGCATGGTGGCTCAGGAAGCCCTGAAGTACACCGTGCTCTCAG GAATCGTGACAGCTCTGACGTGGCCCGCATCTTTGCTAGCAGTGGCCAGCATCATTGACAACCCCTGGTGTGTTTGTCTGAACCGCTCGGCGGAGGTGGGCAAACACCTGGCTCAGGTGCTGAGGAGCAGGCAACAG GGGAAGCGGCCAGTCAGCCTCATAGGTTTCAGTCTTGGAGCCCGAGTCATCTACTACTGTCTGCAGGAGCTTGCTAGTGATAAAG GTAGTGAAGGAGTGGTAGAGGATGTGGTCCTCCTCGGGGCTCCTGTTGACGGCTCTGAGAAGTCCTGGGAAAGAATGGTCAAGGTGGTGGCAGGAAGAATAGTCAACGGGTACTGCAG
- the tmco4 gene encoding transmembrane and coiled-coil domain-containing protein 4 isoform X3, whose amino-acid sequence MEEKQSNADFSLDPGGAAATADHEPEKITSRQLTEQSRFAFAALCAVSLGQLFSVSENSAFREQYLQDLVQWLGLDQSVMPVMGAFLSGLGSEGTDTFLSILQADPLVAAGATPIIQDLVSLSVKDGQYDARARVLIRHVSCLLRVSPQQLEEFEETLGERLREAGEESEEELSRRQRRERKRKLRRYLLIGLATVGGGTMIGVTGGLAAPLVAAGAGAVLGAGGAAALGSAAGIAIMASLFGAAGAGLTGYKMNKCVGAIEEFEFRPMSSGKHLHLTIAVTGWLCSGKYSSYQAPWSSLGECGEQYCLVWESRFLRDLGSAMISLLDGLVSMVAQEALKYTVLSGIVTALTWPASLLAVASIIDNPWCVCLNRSAEVGKHLAQVLRSRQQGKRPVSLIGFSLGARVIYYCLQELASDKGSEGVVEDVVLLGAPVDGSEKSWERMVKVVAGRIVNGYCR is encoded by the exons atggaggaaaaacaaagcaacgCCGACTTCTCACTAG AccctggaggagcagcagcaacagcagatcATGAGCCGGAGAAAATAACCAGCCGCCAGCTGACCGAACAGAGCcgctttgcttttgctgctctgtGCGCCGTTTCCTTGGGCCAGCTGTTTTCTGTGTCTGAAAACAG TGCGTTTAGGGAGCAGTACCTGCAGGACTTGGTCCAATGGCTGGGTCTGGACCAGTCGGTGATGCCAGTCATGGGGGCTTTCCTGTCAGGCCTGGGCTCTGAGGGCACAGACACCTTCCTCTCCATCCTACAGGCAGATCCGCTGGTGGCTGCAGGAGCCACGCCCATCATACAG GATCTGGTGTCTTTGTCTGTCAAAGATG GTCAATATGATGCCAGAGCGAGAGTCCTGATCCGTCATGTGAGCTGTTTGCTGCGTGTGTCTcctcagcagctggaagagTTTGAGGAGACGCTGGGAGAGAGACTGAGGGAGGCAGGAGAGGAGAGCGA AGAGGAGTTGTCCCGCCGCCAGAGGAGAGAACGAAAACGAAAGCTGAGACGCTACCTCCTGATTGGCTTGGCCACTGTGGGGGGAGGGACCATGATCG GTGTGACAGGTGGACTGGCGGCTCCGCTGGTGGCAGCCGGGGCTGGCGCAGTGCTGGGGGCCGGTGGGGCTGCGGCTCTGGGCTCAGCCGCTGGTATTGCTATAATGGCCTCTCTGTTTGGAGCTGCTGGAGCCGGACTGACTG GATATAAAATGAATAAGTGTGTTGGGGCCATAGAAGAGTTTGAATTTCGACCAATGAGCTCTGGGAAGCATCTGCACCTGACCATAGCTGTGACTGGTTGGCTCTGCAGTGGGAAATACA GTTCATACCAGGCCCCGTGGTCCAGCCTGGGGGAGTGTGGCGAGCAATACTGCCTGGTGTGGGAGTCGCGCTTCCTCCGGGATCTGGGCTCCGCCATGATTTCTCTACTGGACGGTCTGGTCAGCATGGTGGCTCAGGAAGCCCTGAAGTACACCGTGCTCTCAG GAATCGTGACAGCTCTGACGTGGCCCGCATCTTTGCTAGCAGTGGCCAGCATCATTGACAACCCCTGGTGTGTTTGTCTGAACCGCTCGGCGGAGGTGGGCAAACACCTGGCTCAGGTGCTGAGGAGCAGGCAACAG GGGAAGCGGCCAGTCAGCCTCATAGGTTTCAGTCTTGGAGCCCGAGTCATCTACTACTGTCTGCAGGAGCTTGCTAGTGATAAAG GTAGTGAAGGAGTGGTAGAGGATGTGGTCCTCCTCGGGGCTCCTGTTGACGGCTCTGAGAAGTCCTGGGAAAGAATGGTCAAGGTGGTGGCAGGAAGAATAGTCAACGGGTACTGCAG